From Terriglobales bacterium, the proteins below share one genomic window:
- a CDS encoding NADH-quinone oxidoreductase subunit N: MIWGAASGVFTSMEYVLALPMLLLTVFALAILLLDLMLPEEWKSLNAWAALMGLVFSAVAVYRIQIVMSGVAAVELQRSGMGLAGLRAFGGSLVVDPFAIFFFYLFLGAAAISILMSVHYLEVEKEHHGEFYALILFSVVGMMAMAAGYDLILLFIGLELMALSTYILVGFLRRDRRSNEAALKYLLLGAFSSGILAYGLSLLYGLSGSTNLQGIAFALGQKDLTHDPVAILALLTTSAGLFFKIAAVPFHQWAPDAYEGAPTSITGFMSVAGKSAAWALLLRIFLNGLGPLRPLYVPLLVFVAIATMTGGNLAALTQTNLKRLFAYSSIAHVGYMLLGLIAGSPTQVSWTGIKGILVYLLVYLFMNLGAFAVITSLRRQNIIGDELDDIAGLFFKAPTSALLMLAFLLSLAGIPPLAGFYGKYFIFLSLIETGHYALAMLAVIYVAVAAYYYLRIANAMFMRPAADAEPVRIAPGLGLALAITGIASIGIGIYPDPLLRAVNWSLHIVQTPAAATLLR; the protein is encoded by the coding sequence ATGATCTGGGGCGCAGCCAGCGGCGTTTTCACCAGCATGGAATACGTGCTGGCGCTGCCCATGTTGCTGCTGACCGTTTTCGCCCTGGCCATCCTGCTGCTCGACCTGATGCTGCCCGAAGAGTGGAAGTCGCTGAATGCCTGGGCGGCGCTGATGGGCCTGGTGTTCTCGGCGGTCGCCGTGTACCGCATCCAGATCGTGATGTCCGGGGTGGCGGCGGTCGAACTCCAGCGGAGCGGCATGGGACTGGCGGGTCTGCGCGCCTTCGGCGGCTCGCTGGTGGTGGATCCCTTCGCCATCTTCTTCTTCTACCTGTTTCTGGGGGCGGCGGCCATCTCCATCCTCATGTCGGTGCACTATCTGGAGGTCGAGAAGGAGCACCACGGCGAGTTCTACGCGCTCATCCTGTTCTCGGTGGTGGGGATGATGGCCATGGCCGCGGGTTACGACCTCATCCTGCTGTTCATCGGGCTGGAGCTGATGGCGCTCTCCACCTACATTCTGGTGGGATTCCTGCGGCGAGACCGCCGCTCCAACGAAGCCGCGCTCAAGTATCTGCTGCTGGGAGCCTTCTCTAGCGGCATCCTGGCCTATGGGCTCTCGCTGCTGTACGGATTGAGCGGCAGCACCAACCTGCAGGGGATCGCCTTCGCGCTGGGCCAAAAAGACCTGACCCACGACCCGGTCGCCATCCTGGCGCTGCTGACTACTTCTGCCGGACTGTTCTTCAAGATCGCCGCCGTGCCTTTCCACCAGTGGGCGCCGGACGCATACGAAGGCGCGCCCACCAGCATCACCGGATTTATGTCGGTAGCGGGAAAGTCGGCGGCCTGGGCGCTGCTGCTGCGCATCTTCCTCAACGGCCTCGGGCCGCTGCGTCCGCTGTACGTCCCCCTGCTGGTCTTCGTCGCCATCGCCACCATGACCGGCGGCAACCTGGCGGCGTTGACCCAGACCAACCTCAAGCGACTGTTCGCCTACTCCTCCATCGCCCACGTGGGATACATGCTGCTGGGTCTGATCGCGGGCTCGCCCACCCAGGTGAGTTGGACCGGCATCAAAGGCATCCTGGTTTATCTGCTGGTCTATCTGTTCATGAACCTGGGCGCGTTCGCGGTGATCACCTCGCTGCGACGGCAGAACATCATCGGCGACGAGTTGGACGACATCGCCGGACTTTTCTTCAAGGCGCCCACCTCGGCGCTGCTCATGCTGGCCTTCCTGCTCTCGCTCGCCGGCATCCCACCGCTGGCCGGTTTCTACGGAAAATATTTCATCTTCCTCTCGCTTATCGAGACCGGACACTACGCCCTGGCGATGCTGGCCGTAATCTACGTGGCGGTGGCCGCGTACTACTACCTGCGCATCGCCAACGCCATGTTCATGCGCCCGGCCGCCGACGCCGAGCCGGTCCGTATCGCGCCCGGCCTGGGACTGGCGCTGGCCATCACCGGCATCGCCAGCATCGGAATCGGCATCTATCCCG